The Gadus chalcogrammus isolate NIFS_2021 chromosome 16, NIFS_Gcha_1.0, whole genome shotgun sequence DNA window AGTTTCCTTTGCTTTGATATGTACTGTGAACAAGTGGAAGGACCTATGCTTGGTACAAATGCATATACTATTGGACAGACAATGTTAAATTAAGTAAAGAAATCGTCTTCTGGTCATTCTGAAGACCACATGCAATGTGTCCAACCTACCCTTTAATCGATTGTGCTATCTTAATTCAGCACAGGATTAATCCTGGTCTAAGACACTGAACTTGATATAATTTGGGTGTCCAAACGTTAAGTTAAAGTGACAATGCACAATGTCTGCTCAATTATTAAATAGGCCAATGTTTTGTTGGTAGTAACAAAAAATGTGTTGTCTTTTGCGTAAAGGACTGAATGTTAACCAAATTCTGTTTTGGTAGTCTCTTCACAGCAATGAATACAGTGTTGATTTCTACATTGTTTCCGTGAATGGACATCATTCTCATGGAGAATCTTCCCAAATTAATATCAATAACAAATGATTTTGTATCGTTTTCCTCTGGCATGTTTGTATTCTGTGTCTATAGGAGCTATTCCAATGCTGGTCAATTTGCACAAGACGTGCCTGTTATTGTTCTGAACTGTTACTGGCTTGAATACAATTGCACTTGATAACAATTATCCAGTAGGTTACGATGGAACAAAAACAGTGTCAATCCAAAATTAAATTCAACTTCAGTGCAAGACGTGTGTTTTTTTgcctttatgttcaataaaagaaGCAGAACAATGTAGTAAGTGAGTGATTATTCCTGGAGACAAAAGTGGGACAATGTATTTCGCCAAGCTCTGTAGAGAGTTTTAGATTTCTCTGAAATGGCTGGACTCCACACACTTTCATCAGGTTATCCACATCCTGCCAGCATGTTAAGAAAATGGATAAAACTGATCAATGTTTGTGTCAATCTTTGAACGCATAAAATGGAATTAATCTAGCGTTTCCTTTGGAAAGGTGTAGGAATCATGGATCATTTTGAGGTTTTCTAAGGTTTCTGTGTATACGCAGCATTCAGTCCGGAGGAGTACTGCGGTGAGTTATGCTGACAggttatcattggtttatttaaTCATTGCAACAACCAACCCAGCAACTGGGTGCAAATGTTGTCAAGAGGAACCACACAATGGCCTGGATGACCTGCCATGACCTAACCTGTAATGTATTCTTAGGCCCTCGCGTTGTTCTTGTGATCCCACTGAAGGTATGACCTGCTCCGCAAAGAAGCAACAATAGTTTACTTCGCTAGTGCTAACCATAGACTAAATAAGGTCCTGATCCTGTCATACAGTCTATGGCCTCCCCATGGCCCGCTGGCATACATCTCGCCCTGGCGTCTTGGGGCCTTTGTCGCACCAAGGGTTGTGTCTGCATGGTGCAGACCGGTGTTCAGTGGGACTAGGAGGACATGGACCTTTCTGGTGCTGGGGATGACCCTACATGGTTCTGATTTTCATAACCGGAAAATACTTTAACTCTGCCTCCATGCGTCATTTTTGTTGTTTCAAcgatttatatttttaaactaACAAAATAATCAAATTAAAGGGAGGGTGAAACAGTGCCGGGTTTATTTATTACTGCAGCTTACCCTGAAGTGAGGAAATAACATTTGCATTTAGCGGACGCTTTCATCCATAGCTACTTGCAACCAATTTTACACACACTGATGGCAGTGTCCATAGTAATTTTTCACTTTAGATTTCTAATCAAGATCAAATTTTGTCCCATGTACCAATCTGGATGCGGTCATAGCATACACCTGCAGGTGGCACCATGCATGTAAAAGGAAGTGAGTAACTTGTTACCAATAGAAGACAATTCACATTTCGTTACCAAAAATCACAAATATTGTTTACTTTTCCTTTGTAAAAAGGATATCTAAACAAACTTTCAGAACAGATCACAATGCAGAAATCCATAAAGTTGACTTGTGTTTTGTAACTTAAAGTCCACACCCTCTTTCACATCAGATTACCACATGTGAACTCGTCTGTATGCATTTGTGGATCTTGTCAAGTTTTGTCCAACATGTACCGCAGCCGATCTGCAAATCTGGCTGCGTATAGCATCCGCCTgaacatttaaaataatatataaaaaaacaaaactttagcTGCCTCTTGGGAAACTAAACATTTCCGTGATTTTTCCGAGACCATACAAAAGTTACTTAAAAATGATATTTCAAAATTCCCCTCTATACCTAGATATAGGAGGTACAGCTTAGTACACATGTACTAGCACCGGAAGGAGGACCTATTCTAAACATATCAACAATATGTAATGTCTTGTCAAAACAAAGTCGGCAGTGACTTTAAAAAGGAAATTCATAGTTACATCTCAGCcacagcagcagaagaagagatCAGACCAAGGTCGGAGCACAAGTGCTTGTCCCTAAACTTCATACTATCAGCCATGCTATGTCCGTTTTGATCTTCTGGTTCTCCATCACAAATTCCTTTTCCTCAGTACTGACCACTTCATGCTGATAAAGGTCATCCAGGAGACCTTTGATAACTGGGTTTGAATCTCCCTGCACAAATTGAGAACGGATTCGTCGAAGCAACtctggaaaataaatcaaaaggcAATATAAAATGACGACGTTCAAACACGATAGTTGATTAATTAAACTCTTCTTTATTGGGGTTAAGATAAGATCTTTTGTCGCCCCAACTTGGTTCCGACAACGACCCTTATAGTTTGTTTAAATCTTGTTTTCCTGTTCAGATCAATAATTAATAAACTTGCCTGTCATACAGAAGGCCAGGCATGTTCAAAGGCTTTTAGTCCCTTGTGCATTAAGATAAACACAGCTTACCTTCCATAGTTTATAGTAACACGGCTCCATATTCCATATACCGATTGCATATACTATAGTTTTTCCCTCACACTTCCTTGAGGCTAACAGCAGATTCTTTATTGGTTAGAATATTTTCTTTGACATTACACATTTCTATGACGCGTGTTTCATTCGTGCAGATAAACCATCATCAACAATTTAGTGTTGAGAATAATCATATCTCCTATGACTTTAATATGTCGAAGAGCTTTGGTCCAAACACGATACAGAGACCTACAACAGGGTTTTGAGGAACCCTCTCATGACTTGCTGGTATCTTTGCACTTTTCGGCTTCCTTAATTGCAGGCTGTACGCAAACATTAAACAAATATCATTTTGGCTATATGGGAAAATTATAATCCTTGGTTCAATTTAACAATACATAGATTACTGGTCAACAACAGTAGCTTTTATTAATATGAATGTTTTGGATCGATCCACCACAACGTTTAATAGTTTAAACATCTTCCATGGCTCACCTGACTGACTGCTCTTTTGTCTTTGGCCTTGGCTTTGCTCTCCTGAAGAGAAGGGGGATGTTATGGCTGATTAAACGTGCTAGTTATCCTACTATCCGATTGGAACACCGACTCTGATCCAAGAAACACAGCATCACATAGAAATGTGTACCTCTCGGTCTGCCGTTGGCCACCTGGTTCATCTTCAGAAGAGAACTTTTCTCGCAGTTCCAATCCTCTAGAATTTGCCATAGAAAGGATCATCAGAGTCTCAAGATGCAaaccacaaaaacaatacaaattgTGTCCATTGGTTGCCTTCTCTGATTGTAGCAGACCACAACGGTTCATCACAGTCTGAGTCAATATCTGAATGGACAACGCTCACTGAAGCGTGCTACAAAAAAAACCTTAAGACGCCAACACTGCAGTGTTGAATCCttgattccacacacacacacacacacacacacacacacacacacacacacacacacacacacacacacacacacacacacacacacagactttaaCTCCCAGTGAAATATTTCTGTTGTCAAATCACCTCGTCAttgagactcaaagctcaatggAAGAGTGACACTGCCCaccttcatcctcttcatcctcttcatcaagCTCAGCACTGCCGTCTggcaaaaagacaaaacaagaaGAGAGAGCCAGAAGTAGGCATGGAGAAGCCTTGAGGTATGTAGCGTGAGTGAAGAACCAGAACAACCACGACTCTTACCTGAATCAGAACAGTCCTCCTCTTCATACCTGTCCATCAAAGACATGCTTGCTATGTCTTTGGTGAGACTCGTCCCTGTGAAAGGGGGATCAATCTGACTCTGAAAAGTCTGAAAGCACCTCCTCAACCAATCATGGGAAGTTTAGTTGAAAGCTCAATTTATGGCTTATttcaaaatacaaacatacctGTGCTACTGCTTTCCATTTTTGATAGTAAATCAAAAAAaagaatcggttaactccattcactgagCGGGGcaatccactttatttccagcgctTTTTCTTCTTTCCTTGTCTGCAGAAGACACAGCGAGGCATCACAGTTCTCTGAAACTCAAACCCACCACACTTCACCACCGCACGTGTGTAAAGAACTATGATACTTTATGCACGCTGGGCTGATTAGGAAAAAAGACAGAAGGTGCACATGCAGTGGAAAGGACCCTGGCCAACACAAACTCTtaagaaaatattatttttatttttcgatAAAATTCAACGTGAACACAGTTACGGTTTGTTTCTATTTCTTTCTTGAATAAAATACACAAGCCGTTCAATTAGTATTCATTTTTGTATAAACATTTATATGTGAAAAATCGTGTAGGCTACTTATCCATGGCAGGCCATTGATTCTAGGGATTTATGGCATTATATCATAGAAATCAGCAGGTTGTATTCTGAGGGTTAGTAATACAAGTAGCCTAACGTTACAAAGAAACGATTGGGTGCTTTGCTTGTTGTCCTAAGAAGAAAATGTAATCAATCAATGTCTAGCCAGTTGTTTTGCCTAATAATATATTGCAAGAGAATTTGGACTGAAGTGAAGTAGGCTGACTGTCTGGAATACAACATCATATTCGAGCTTTGAATGAATTAGGGCAGAAATCGAAGAAGATCGTATTATAAACAGGTTAAGAATAGGACACATGGGGCTCAATCGCACCCCACATACATTTGGAAACACGAGACATATAGAACGAGGtatattgttgtgttttttttacccctACAGGGTCTATTAGACAATCAATTGTCAATTGAAATTTAGATGTCaacgtttatttatatatatatatatatatatatatatatatatatatatatatatatatatatatatatatatatatatatatttctgtattCATTTATAATTTTCGAGGATCCTGTCAGTCTAATTACCCACGCTCTACACTCTTCCGTCCAGTTGGTGGAAGTAAAGTACTGATACGATTGGTTTACTGCCATtaaagtagaagaagaagctTCGGGTTTACTCGGTTCACTCGGCTCGAGCTGTtctcccctgtccctcccctGTCAGTCACATCCAACATGGCGTCGGGCTATATAGTAAATCGTGGTGCGCTAACCTTAGGAATACATTACCGAAATGTTTGCAGAACCAACACATTTACACAGATTCGAGAAAAGAAACGATGGATGAAATCCTATACATACACTATGGAAAGAAAGCGAAAGATAGAAGGGACTCCTCCGCCGAAGCCAAGGTAATATTAGCTTAAGAAGTTGGGAATTAGAGAGCATCTCAAGGCCATTTAATGGAGGAAACAGCCTAAGTATGCATGGAGGAAGTGTTAAGACGTCATTACCTTGAATTACTTATGCAGTACGGGTACATTGATGTTGCGTTTGACTGTAAACCCAGCCATAACCTTGCACTGATCTGTTCTCTATGTTGAACCAAACGTAGCTAAATATTGATGTATTTAATTCTCAATTCAATTAAAAGGTTGCATTCTGCTAACTTACTCATGCTTCTATTAATTCCAGCAaaatcattattgttattagtttGATAAGCATACTCCTTATAATTATTCTTCCAATTACAACTGCTTTCCAGATCCCAAAAACCTAACTGGGATTACCATGCTGAAGTGCAAGCATTCACCTGCCGTCTTCATGAGAACTTTTCCTTGGAGTTGCTGAAGACTGCGTTTGTCAATCCATGTTATATTGAATCTGAGCAAAAGAGAAGGCAAGACTTGGGAATGGACTCTGAAACAATAGCTCTTGTCTTAAAAGGCAACATTGAGCTACGCTCACAGGGGTCAGATTTTACCTCGAGTTTCCTGAACGATTGGTGTCGGGCCAGCTTTCCCCGTCTGCACAGTGATGGGGTAGCGGCTGTCGTGGCACACCTTACCTGTTCAACAGTGGTTTGCCATGTAGCAAGAAACCTTGGTATTGAAGACCTCACCATGAGTGCCGAGTTCCCGATTCCTGATGATGTACTGCAATCCACACTCATGGCTGTGATCGGAGCGTTACTGGAAAGCAGCGGAGCAGAAAGAGCAGGGTTCTTCCTAAGGGTGAGCTGAACTGAACACAGAAGTTGGTATTTCAATTATATCTGTTGAACTAGCTGCCGTTCTCTTATCAGAAGCACTTTAACTGCATTTTTGAAAAATACCTTTTCATTATGCTTTTTCCAAATAAATATTCTCTACAATGGATCCAATGTGTAGACCAGAGGAAGCAACGCATGCGCACGACTATTCCTGACCATCACTCCTATTTAAGCTGGGATAGTAAAATGAACCATGGTAAAGTATTTTATAACCATTTCTAAATATCTTTTATTCTTCTCCAGGACTTTCTTGCCACACAGCTGATCGGGAAAGACCTGTTTGATATGTGGACACTGGTGAACCCCATGGGTCTGCTGATGGAGGAACTGGCCCAGAAGAACATGTCTGCCCCAGAGCCCCGTCTCATTAGGTCGGCTGGGGCCAGCACGGTTCTCCCACTCTACTTTGTTGGACTTTACAGGTGTGTAAACATGttccattcatctctctctctctcttactctcactcacactcacaaacaaacgcatAAAAGACCTGGGGCAGGTAGGTACCCTGATATTTAAATGGGTTCTTAGGGCATATTTGATGATATGTTTTTGGATTACACCAATAGACTGCCTAATgactttaaagggacactgtaatATTTTacgtcatttattacctcaaatcaacatattcattcataaataagtcctcattggtgtaaaattatctctgccaaaaatctcacttatcctcctgagggaagaataattaatatgtagttacataggacgggtaagcttcatggaggcttccatgttcttccggtctatgaactgccgagagggacaaaaagcactaagTGGTACAgaaaatgcaaacgcgttttcactctgagccagcgtgaatgatgactgaaataattcactaccttgctcgaggagtaattactcatacatcattagcttacactaatgattcaatgcagtttgaaatttgtttgaaataacgaacctcatcatcactcgaatgactcgatgaggtagtattggatgtcatgacacagcttcttggcacatactgcccaccgtagtttttgaacaagcgagcactattagtttgaatgcaatatacaattgtaccaccaGATGGGAGTCATTTTTACCCAGTGTCCCTTTAAGCATGGTACAATGGAGTGTGGATATTAGGGGCCGATGGGTTTGGATTCAGATGTTAGGATCGCATAAAATGGGGTCACATAACATTTGTTACATGTTCTTTGTAATGTGCAATTCATATGTTTTGTATTACATAAGTTTAAGGGGGCATGCGTTATCCAATTTGTCCTCTGACGTAATGTTTTGCATCCTCAAACTCAACaggattgtttgttttgttgataTTCTCTTTTATGTTCTGCTTTCTCTGCCTATATTTACACGGAATCAGCGATAAGAAGCTATTGGCTCAGGGTCCAGGAGACACAGTCATCGCTGCAGAGGAAGAGGCCGCTCGCGTAGCTCTGCGTGATCTCTATGGTTTCACCGAGAACCGCAGGCCATCAGACTTTTCCACAATGAAACGGCAACAAGAACCTGTACAATATGTTGCCAGCAACTAATCCAGGGTGTACATGGCAGGCAGCAGAGAGAAACGTAAATGGTGGTGGAGCATCGCCCTTCCGTTTTGTTATACCGTAAGATGCAACCATTGAATTTCATACTTGATTGGAAGGGTAAACAAAAGCAATGTTCTTTGTGACCAAAATAAATCCTATCGGAAACTATGTTGTCAATGGGTTTGTTTTGTGACCAAGGGAATGTTCATGTCTTCATGCCAAGAAGGGTGATTGATGTTTTAAGCATAGACTTGGTGAAGCTCAAACACTGTTTTGGAGTGGGCTGGTCATATTCTGGGGTAACCACTGGAAAGTTATGCATTGTGTTTTGGACCATACCACAagataataaatgtttttgttaCTCTGCGTTGTAAATATGAATGCCTGCCATGGGTCTTATTTTGTTCACCTAAAATAAACAATCTTTATAATGATTTTGTGGAGCTTTGTTTGATGAATCAGAAAATCGCCATTTATTTACTTCTTGTATTCAGCCTTTTAAAGTGGACTGGCTAAGTACAGCATTATTTAGGTTTCAACATGGATACGAATTGGGCTGGAGGTTGTATACCAGCCCAGGCTATATACCTTCCCAGACAGACTATCGATGTCAATCCTGGTGTTATCACAATCATACCCCATTTTTTTCCCAATAAAACATTTTCTAATTTGCAATcaattgtaggcctacatcggGCATTATTTGGTTATTACTCTCGCCCAGGATACATTTGTATGCAAAGTCTGATTTGGAAGAATGGTTTTGTGTAGAGGAGACGAAAATAGTAACGTTGAAACTAAAATACAAACTACCTGTCATTGCTTTGGCTAAACCGAAAGTAGTTCATATTGCAATATAAAAGGCTAGTCGTTAGG harbors:
- the mrpl44 gene encoding 39S ribosomal protein L44, mitochondrial, which encodes MASGYIVNRGALTLGIHYRNVCRTNTFTQIREKKRWMKSYTYTMERKRKIEGTPPPKPRSQKPNWDYHAEVQAFTCRLHENFSLELLKTAFVNPCYIESEQKRRQDLGMDSETIALVLKGNIELRSQGSDFTSSFLNDWCRASFPRLHSDGVAAVVAHLTCSTVVCHVARNLGIEDLTMSAEFPIPDDVLQSTLMAVIGALLESSGAERAGFFLRDFLATQLIGKDLFDMWTLVNPMGLLMEELAQKNMSAPEPRLIRSAGASTVLPLYFVGLYSDKKLLAQGPGDTVIAAEEEAARVALRDLYGFTENRRPSDFSTMKRQQEPVQYVASN